Within the Phaseolus vulgaris cultivar G19833 chromosome 9, P. vulgaris v2.0, whole genome shotgun sequence genome, the region TCAAGGTCAAATTTTGGCATTTTCTCGTAGGTAGCGTATGCCTCTTGATGTCTTAGGAGCTTCAGCAAGGCTTCAGTTTGTAAACAATAGACCTGATATGCATAGTCATTTTTCAATCAGCATAAGGCATACCACAGCCGTTTATTCATCAATCAATCACTATAGAACCTTTTATGTTAAAACAAAGTGGAAAACATTACATGAAATTCGAAATCAAGGGTAAGAAAACGTTGTTGTACAAAATGTTTAGGCGTTGGAAAGAAAcctaaaaaaaatgtgaaaccAAGGAAACTAACCTGTGGAGCTGAATCAGCACCTAAAGATACTGCAGCCTGTGTTTCCTTTAATATAGCTTTCCAGTCTTTGGCTTTCCGAGCTTCAGTGCATTTGGTAAGGTGATTTTGAAGAGCCTGCGCTTGTAAAGTGAGAACGGAATCAACACATGGGCTTGTTTCATTGCAATTCAGTGCCTTTTCTGCTTCTCCCAGTCTGCAATCAAATTATCAATTCTGTAAggaaaagtaataaataataaaacaaacacCACGGCATCTAGAGTTTCTTTTTGTTTACATTAGTCCATGGAAAATTGAATGAAGCATATTACCAACACCATCATCATTATTATCTTTTGAGTACCTGAAATAAATTGTTGCCAAACGGTCGTGGGCTCTGCCATAAGAAGGCTCCAATCTGATAGCTTCCTCGCACTCGACAATTGCCTGCAGAAACCTTCCCAACCCCATCAAAGCTGCGCTCTTATTGCAATGATAGGTTGCCTTATTGGAGTCAAGAGCAATGGCTCTGTCATACAAAACCAAAGCCTCTTCAAATCTTCCTAGCTTGTAGGCTTCATTCCCCATCGACTTCATCTCCTCCGGGTCCGCTCTGCTGTTCCTTGGACTTCGAAATTGCGCAAGCTCATTGCTGTTCTTCCTCATGATATTCCCCATCACGCCTTTGTTGCCGTTACTACTGTAAGCAGAGGAACCGGACTTGAAGTTCGACTCCTTGCTCTTGGTAACACTAGTTCGGGGGCTGCTATTCACAAGCAAATTCCCAGTTATTGGTAACACAAATTCTTTGGCTGGGGATTTGGTCTCGTTGTTCTGATGATGACTAGCACTTGTACTTATCCTAGCAAGTTCCAGAGAATTACCAGAGTTCTCTTTCTGTTGCTTACTCTCGTCATTTGGGTCATGGGCTTGTCGAATTGAGGTTCTTGCAGCGTCTGAGGGTCTCTCATTTGGAGTGTTTCGGTATGCAGAAGGTGCACGGTGACTAGAGCTACTCTTTCTCGCAGGATTCTGCTCCCCCTTCAGTGTAGGATTGATTCCAATGGCGCTATCCCGTGGAACCTTTGGTTCATGGTTTAGAGGGGATTTGAGCTCGTTTTTAGCCTGCTCTCTCTGTTGTGCAGTGTTGCAAGCCTTCATGGGTAGTGAATGAACAGAGGATTTTCTTGGCCTGTTATTGGTTTTGA harbors:
- the LOC137820930 gene encoding TPR repeat-containing thioredoxin TTL1 gives rise to the protein MEGKTKDRVDFDVGCGLVGKIFHLKTNNRPRKSSVHSLPMKACNTAQQREQAKNELKSPLNHEPKVPRDSAIGINPTLKGEQNPARKSSSSHRAPSAYRNTPNERPSDAARTSIRQAHDPNDESKQQKENSGNSLELARISTSASHHQNNETKSPAKEFVLPITGNLLVNSSPRTSVTKSKESNFKSGSSAYSSNGNKGVMGNIMRKNSNELAQFRSPRNSRADPEEMKSMGNEAYKLGRFEEALVLYDRAIALDSNKATYHCNKSAALMGLGRFLQAIVECEEAIRLEPSYGRAHDRLATIYFRLGEAEKALNCNETSPCVDSVLTLQAQALQNHLTKCTEARKAKDWKAILKETQAAVSLGADSAPQVYCLQTEALLKLLRHQEAYATYEKMPKFDLDSCKKIFGPARSAYLMMIAAQIYLAAGRFEDAVRTSQQAAKLDPSNFEVNAVVRKARAVTSARMSGNLLFKASKLTEACAVYNEGLEHDPYNSVLLCNRAACRSKLGQFEKAIEDCNVALIVQPSYSKARLRRADCNAKLERWEAAIQDYEMLLREKPGDEEVARALFETQLQLKMLRGEDIKDLKFGSNLFFISTNDRFRHYVTSPGMSVVLFCNKATHKQVLLVLEQTCKRFPSVNFLKVEIEDHPYLAKSEGVNCIPAFKIYKNGSRVKEIPGNNHELLEKLVKLYSS